From the genome of Psychrilyobacter atlanticus DSM 19335, one region includes:
- the nfo gene encoding deoxyribonuclease IV — translation MSEKINKFLGAHVSVSGGVFNAPKNAHDIGGTAFAMFLKNQKRWVAKDYDDKVITKFKDEMKKYNFNTDYIMPHAGYLINLANSDPEKWQKSLDALIDELKRGEQLGLKYVNLHCGSHLGLISLEEGYDLIAKGINEAIKATEYITVVLENTAGKGNTIGGNFEELKGIIDRVENKDRIGVLLDTCHTFDYGYDLATEEGYEKTFEEFENLVGFKYLKGIHLNDSMYGLACKKDRHESIGNGMLGMDFFKRFMNDPRFDNMPITLETIDQSIWKEEIELLYSLITE, via the coding sequence ATGAGTGAAAAAATAAATAAATTTTTAGGCGCGCACGTTAGTGTTAGTGGAGGAGTTTTTAATGCCCCTAAAAATGCCCACGACATCGGCGGTACAGCCTTTGCAATGTTCTTAAAAAATCAAAAAAGATGGGTTGCTAAAGATTATGATGACAAGGTAATAACTAAGTTTAAGGATGAGATGAAAAAATATAATTTTAATACTGATTATATCATGCCTCATGCTGGATATCTTATAAATTTAGCTAATTCTGATCCTGAAAAATGGCAAAAATCATTAGATGCTCTGATCGATGAACTGAAAAGAGGTGAACAGTTGGGATTAAAATATGTAAATCTACACTGCGGAAGTCATCTGGGACTCATCTCGTTGGAAGAAGGATACGATCTTATAGCTAAAGGTATCAATGAAGCTATTAAAGCTACAGAATACATCACTGTAGTCCTTGAAAACACAGCTGGTAAAGGAAATACCATAGGTGGAAATTTTGAGGAGTTAAAAGGAATTATAGATAGAGTCGAAAACAAAGATCGTATAGGAGTCTTACTTGATACCTGCCACACTTTTGACTATGGGTATGACTTAGCTACTGAAGAAGGGTATGAAAAAACATTTGAGGAGTTCGAAAATCTAGTTGGATTTAAGTATCTAAAGGGAATCCACTTAAACGATTCTATGTATGGGTTAGCCTGTAAAAAGGATAGACATGAAAGTATTGGAAACGGTATGCTAGGAATGGATTTCTTTAAAAGGTTTATGAATGACCCTAGATTTGATAATATGCCGATCACCTTAGAGACAATAGATCAATCTATATGGAAAGAAGAAATAGAGCTTCTGTATAGTCTTATAACAGAATAA
- a CDS encoding YfcC family protein, whose product MAKKKFQMPTAYTILFSIIIVVAVFTWIVPAGEYDYVEGTKQPIPGTYKVVDSNPQALWEVINAPIKGFYEAKDIALFVLVIGGFLGIVMKTGAIDAGIGQVIKKLKGREKVMIPILMTIFAAGGTSFGMAEETIAFYPLLIPVFIGAGYDALTAVGVVMLGAGTGVLCSTVNPFATGIASGFAEISIGDGLGLRLLMMVVLLGFAIFYVMRYAEKVKKDPTKSLVYDMKKENEHHFLGGEEQETPELTGKRKLILWIFGGTFIVMILGVIPWAYKFNITIFEDINNFFQGLPLVGDLLGHTVALGDWWFGEMTVLFMVSSVLIGKIYGMEEKEIVSVFVNGARDLLGVALIVGISRGITIVMNAGGMTNTVLYWGEQALTGVGSTAFAIISYLFYLPMSFLIPSTSGLATLSMPIMAPLGEFSGLAKNVVVTGYQSASGVLNLLTPTSAVVMGGLAIGRVSYTKWLKFVMPLFIAFIVMTMALLALGSMM is encoded by the coding sequence ATGGCGAAAAAGAAATTTCAAATGCCAACAGCTTATACTATATTATTTAGTATAATAATTGTAGTGGCAGTATTTACATGGATAGTTCCAGCAGGAGAATATGATTATGTGGAGGGGACGAAACAACCAATTCCTGGGACATATAAGGTAGTGGATTCAAATCCTCAAGCACTTTGGGAAGTAATAAATGCTCCTATCAAAGGTTTCTATGAAGCTAAGGATATTGCATTGTTTGTATTAGTAATCGGTGGATTCTTAGGTATAGTAATGAAAACAGGTGCTATCGATGCAGGGATTGGACAGGTTATAAAAAAATTAAAGGGAAGGGAAAAGGTAATGATACCTATCCTTATGACAATATTTGCAGCAGGCGGGACATCATTTGGGATGGCAGAGGAAACAATAGCTTTCTATCCCCTGTTGATTCCTGTATTTATCGGGGCAGGGTATGATGCCTTGACAGCAGTAGGGGTAGTAATGCTAGGGGCAGGAACAGGTGTTCTATGCTCTACGGTAAATCCATTTGCTACAGGAATCGCTTCTGGATTCGCTGAGATCTCTATCGGAGATGGATTGGGATTAAGATTATTAATGATGGTAGTTTTACTTGGATTCGCTATATTTTATGTTATGAGATATGCTGAAAAAGTAAAGAAAGATCCTACAAAATCATTGGTATACGATATGAAAAAAGAAAATGAACATCATTTCCTAGGAGGAGAAGAGCAGGAAACTCCAGAATTGACAGGTAAAAGAAAGTTGATCCTTTGGATATTTGGTGGAACTTTTATAGTCATGATCTTAGGAGTGATCCCATGGGCTTATAAGTTTAACATTACAATATTTGAAGATATTAACAACTTCTTCCAAGGATTGCCATTGGTAGGCGACTTATTAGGGCACACAGTTGCACTTGGTGACTGGTGGTTTGGAGAGATGACTGTATTATTTATGGTTTCATCTGTATTGATTGGAAAAATCTACGGGATGGAAGAGAAAGAGATTGTATCAGTATTTGTAAATGGTGCCAGAGATCTATTAGGAGTAGCACTTATTGTAGGAATTTCTAGAGGAATTACTATAGTAATGAATGCTGGTGGAATGACTAATACTGTTTTATATTGGGGAGAACAGGCGTTAACAGGTGTAGGATCTACAGCATTTGCGATCATCTCATACTTATTCTATCTGCCTATGTCATTCTTAATACCTTCAACTTCGGGACTAGCTACACTATCTATGCCTATCATGGCTCCATTAGGAGAATTTTCAGGTCTAGCAAAGAATGTAGTAGTTACTGGATATCAATCTGCATCAGGAGTATTAAACTTACTTACTCCTACATCTGCAGTAGTAATGGGTGGATTAGCAATAGGAAGAGTATCATATACAAAGTGGTTAAAATTTGTAATGCCTCTATTTATTGCATTTATAGTGATGACTATGGCACTACTAGCTTTAGGTTCAATGATGTAA
- the iadA gene encoding beta-aspartyl-peptidase, translated as MIKLLKNAEVYSPEYIGKKDILIAGSKIAKIEDSIDIDEKLATIIDLKGKKIVPGFIDSHVHICGGGGEGSFRSRTPEIQLTDMTTAGVTTVIGVLGTDGTTRTMTNLIAKAKGLKEEGVSAFVLTGSYEIPVRTLTGKVTDDIILIEEVIGCGELAVADHRSSHPTSDELLRVASDTRLGGILSGKAGIIGVHMGDSHEVTDLLLEAIDKGALPIKQFVPTHMNRNPYLFEAALKYGKRGGNLDFTTSTTPEFLADGEVKCGKATKLCIEAGIDISQITYTSDGQGSLPEYDAEGNFKGVKLGKCETLYEAVKEGMKEENLKLEDIIKVITSNPATTFKLKGKGFIEEGFDADLVILDENLDIDGVLALGTVMVEDKVAIVKGTFEK; from the coding sequence ATGATAAAATTATTAAAAAATGCAGAGGTGTATAGTCCAGAATATATTGGTAAAAAAGATATCTTGATTGCAGGCAGCAAGATAGCAAAGATAGAAGATTCTATTGATATAGATGAAAAATTAGCGACTATCATAGATCTAAAAGGAAAAAAAATAGTGCCAGGATTCATTGATTCCCATGTTCATATCTGTGGAGGAGGAGGAGAGGGAAGTTTTAGATCTAGAACCCCTGAAATTCAGTTAACAGATATGACTACTGCTGGTGTTACTACGGTAATAGGTGTGTTGGGAACAGATGGAACTACAAGAACTATGACAAATTTAATAGCTAAGGCTAAGGGACTCAAAGAAGAGGGGGTATCTGCGTTTGTGCTTACAGGATCTTATGAAATACCTGTGAGAACTCTTACAGGGAAGGTTACAGATGATATTATTCTAATAGAGGAAGTAATCGGCTGTGGAGAGTTAGCAGTAGCAGACCACAGATCTTCTCACCCTACATCGGATGAATTATTGAGAGTGGCATCTGATACAAGATTAGGAGGGATTCTGTCTGGAAAAGCTGGAATTATAGGAGTACACATGGGTGACAGTCATGAAGTGACAGATCTACTTTTAGAGGCAATTGACAAAGGAGCACTGCCAATTAAACAATTTGTACCTACCCATATGAATAGAAACCCATACCTATTTGAGGCAGCATTGAAATATGGTAAAAGAGGCGGGAATTTAGATTTTACTACTTCTACAACTCCTGAATTTTTAGCCGATGGAGAGGTGAAATGTGGTAAAGCCACGAAACTATGTATAGAGGCAGGGATTGACATCTCACAAATTACCTATACATCTGATGGGCAGGGAAGTCTGCCTGAATATGATGCAGAGGGAAATTTTAAAGGCGTTAAATTAGGGAAATGTGAAACTCTTTATGAGGCTGTAAAGGAAGGGATGAAAGAAGAAAATTTAAAGTTAGAAGATATAATAAAGGTTATTACTTCTAATCCTGCAACGACGTTTAAATTAAAAGGAAAAGGATTTATAGAGGAAGGCTTTGATGCAGACCTGGTTATCTTAGATGAAAACTTAGATATAGATGGTGTATTAGCTTTGGGGACTGTAATGGTAGAAGATAAGGTTGCTATAGTTAAGGGAACTTTCGAAAAATAA
- the tpx gene encoding thiol peroxidase → MSNNITFGGNPLTLIGNEIKVGIKAPNFTALKTDLSPFSLEELKGKVVVISVMPSVDTPVCELQTIRFNTEAYEHGNINVITISADLPFALGKFCANKGVDTAMTLSDHKDLDFGMKYGFVLEELRLLSRGIIVIDKDGIVKHVEYVQEITSHPDYDKAIDIAKELV, encoded by the coding sequence TTGAGTAACAATATTACATTTGGAGGAAATCCATTAACATTAATAGGTAATGAGATCAAAGTAGGGATAAAGGCACCAAATTTTACAGCTTTAAAGACAGATTTATCACCATTTAGTTTGGAAGAATTAAAAGGAAAAGTAGTTGTAATTTCAGTTATGCCGTCAGTAGATACACCAGTATGTGAATTACAGACAATTAGATTTAATACAGAAGCTTATGAGCATGGAAATATTAATGTGATTACTATTTCGGCAGATTTACCATTTGCTTTAGGTAAATTTTGTGCAAATAAAGGAGTAGATACAGCAATGACCCTTTCAGACCATAAAGATTTAGATTTTGGAATGAAATATGGATTTGTTTTGGAGGAATTAAGACTTTTATCTAGAGGTATTATCGTTATAGACAAGGATGGAATTGTAAAGCATGTAGAATATGTACAAGAAATTACAAGTCATCCTGATTATGACAAAGCAATAGACATAGCTAAAGAATTAGTATAA
- a CDS encoding MATE family efflux transporter: MKINMTEGSITRSLLKMALPVMGTSFLQMAYNLIDMIWIGKMGSGAVAAIGSAGFFLWLSFAFISISQVGAQVKIAQSIGGKKLKLAQNYTVNAIQLNIILAIIYGLVMILFKDSLIAFFRLGDLAVIDMAKKYLVIIGFGMIFNFTNPVLTAIFTGYGDTKTPFYMNAIGLVINMILDPILIFGMIGFPAMGVSGAAIATIIAQGSVTLSFFIYIKKFKTQVSLKGLSELPKIKIIKEIATLGIPVGLQSGLFTGLSMIIARIIAFWGPMAIAVQKVGSQVESLSWMTAIGFQVALSAFIGQNYGANQPKRILKGYKISMIIMSVVGLLTSFLFYLGAERIFNIFIQEEESVKNGIEYLKILSYSQLFMCIEILTAGAFNGLGKTKPPFYITTFFNIVRIPLALFLSQNGLLGLNGVWWAITITTLFKGTFMVGWFIRTTKNWNFFTEKNQMIDTQKTDPMNV, translated from the coding sequence ATGAAGATAAATATGACAGAGGGAAGTATTACACGTTCCCTCTTAAAGATGGCACTCCCGGTTATGGGAACATCTTTTTTACAGATGGCCTATAACTTAATAGATATGATATGGATAGGAAAGATGGGAAGTGGGGCTGTAGCCGCTATAGGAAGTGCAGGATTTTTCCTCTGGCTTAGTTTTGCGTTTATCAGTATATCCCAGGTAGGGGCTCAAGTTAAGATAGCCCAATCTATTGGTGGTAAAAAATTAAAATTAGCCCAAAATTATACTGTAAATGCTATCCAATTAAATATAATTTTAGCCATTATTTATGGACTTGTTATGATATTATTTAAAGATTCCCTAATTGCATTTTTTAGACTAGGGGATCTGGCAGTTATCGATATGGCTAAAAAATACTTAGTCATTATAGGTTTTGGAATGATATTTAACTTTACCAACCCTGTTCTCACAGCAATTTTTACAGGTTATGGAGACACAAAAACACCTTTTTATATGAATGCCATAGGTTTAGTAATCAATATGATTTTGGATCCCATCCTTATCTTTGGAATGATAGGATTTCCTGCTATGGGAGTAAGTGGAGCTGCAATTGCCACTATTATAGCTCAAGGATCAGTGACATTATCATTTTTTATCTATATTAAAAAATTTAAAACTCAGGTTTCATTAAAAGGATTATCGGAGCTGCCAAAAATTAAAATTATCAAGGAGATAGCTACTTTAGGTATCCCTGTAGGATTACAAAGTGGTCTATTTACCGGCCTTTCCATGATAATAGCCAGGATCATCGCCTTTTGGGGCCCTATGGCAATAGCAGTTCAAAAAGTAGGTTCCCAGGTAGAGTCTCTCTCTTGGATGACTGCCATAGGCTTCCAGGTAGCTTTATCTGCCTTTATCGGACAGAACTATGGTGCAAATCAGCCTAAAAGAATATTAAAGGGATATAAAATATCTATGATTATTATGAGTGTGGTAGGACTTTTAACAAGTTTTCTTTTCTATCTAGGTGCTGAAAGGATATTTAATATATTTATCCAGGAGGAGGAGAGTGTAAAAAATGGAATAGAATACTTAAAGATTCTATCTTATTCCCAGCTCTTTATGTGTATTGAAATCTTGACTGCTGGAGCATTCAATGGTCTAGGGAAAACCAAGCCTCCATTTTATATCACTACTTTTTTTAATATTGTGAGAATACCCTTGGCATTATTTCTTTCCCAGAATGGTCTATTAGGATTAAATGGTGTTTGGTGGGCTATAACTATTACCACTTTATTTAAAGGAACATTTATGGTAGGTTGGTTTATTAGAACAACTAAAAATTGGAATTTTTTTACTGAAAAAAATCAAATGATAGATACACAAAAAACAGATCCTATGAACGTCTAG
- a CDS encoding autotransporter outer membrane beta-barrel domain-containing protein, whose protein sequence is MKKILLLFISLHSLTYTVNYFDAGISYTGGYGIQGQITSKITADQGHNYTYSWQAAGDSKNYIWDGVRFSQDSDGNLSLDSDISYTASYREKHWQNILFDNTSTGNRRNVELNNDSILNGNKQRELKTQNLILKDTNFEINGSKLFFYDYTKNSLTLENSNLSIGTGQLLVMSTSDFDIISKSGNNRLTAINDRISAKVNLDIQSGSELEFYYSGSISFGDKPVTIGSSAKGTIDNAKLKLTYSNIKFISNPDEFVFENNSTLELHGSDTKLEITNSTFKDSHILLGNNTQFKGDKLKLEDSNININDGAKIFLGELIVNGTSEIDGSHAPNTLLKTRVLTLNQSSVLNTKNIKKISTDLVHMTGSNNILNIDHDYLYVNRGFLIEDGTINIKDGSFLMYSGGYQNSDMKLELNIESNGGFFIEKYGSFYLNNTSGTDNNYTTLTNNGLIFIEDTFGGSGTILGIGDIYMKSGSGLDPKYTSGSELGNLKVNNGLIFEGGTYYSDIDLDSSKNELSDKIFYVDKNVDISKGLSIKTIYKGAPGRSALDFHDKEFTLVQSDTASSSGDIIGDYNNISVINSPYLPALLDFEVSDEQTNGNKDITLTGKVQGVHTLATHSNLGKNPNAKQVVTILPSTTPGVNPVLSPGAQKLQTALLTITNAQVSQNLNSLHAEPYSSHLTVGLEQNDLFLNMAMDHARSRGSVYSIDSEEISPENNIWIDTAYVEGKVNGENNLGNFKYSLSNFILGGDIYREDQLTLGVYTGYGKHKIREHDMVDQNFETDTYHFGSYGSYIYNDWIFTGMLGYSYGYNQSERDITVGTESGTSKDKFDSHSIYTGIRGAYPMKITKNTTLTPNLGLSYSYLYQEEIVESGFDMADLRVESASADSFITSAGLNLSYDGSVKSLLVRPMAFVKYEYDWSAAKDSSHDIRAGFVHTPDSMTTFSGQNRGKNLILFGVGIEVEITPVFLVGGGVTYSDDSNGEETGIGFNFEYLW, encoded by the coding sequence ATGAAAAAAATATTATTATTATTTATTTCACTACATTCATTGACTTATACAGTAAATTATTTTGATGCAGGGATTAGTTATACCGGAGGTTACGGAATACAAGGGCAAATCACGTCTAAAATTACAGCTGATCAGGGTCATAATTATACTTATAGTTGGCAGGCAGCAGGAGATTCTAAAAACTATATTTGGGATGGAGTAAGATTTTCTCAGGATAGTGACGGAAACTTATCTTTAGACAGTGATATAAGTTATACTGCTAGTTATCGAGAAAAACACTGGCAGAATATTTTGTTTGATAATACCAGTACTGGGAATAGAAGAAATGTTGAATTAAATAATGACAGTATATTAAATGGGAATAAACAGAGGGAACTTAAAACTCAAAATTTAATTTTAAAAGATACAAATTTTGAGATAAATGGATCAAAATTATTTTTTTATGATTATACTAAAAACAGTTTAACTCTAGAAAATTCAAATTTATCAATTGGTACAGGTCAGCTTCTTGTGATGTCTACCTCTGATTTTGATATTATTTCAAAATCTGGAAATAACAGACTAACAGCAATAAATGACCGTATATCAGCAAAGGTTAATTTAGATATACAAAGCGGCTCTGAACTGGAGTTTTACTATTCTGGTAGTATATCCTTTGGTGATAAACCTGTAACTATTGGAAGTAGTGCTAAAGGAACAATAGATAATGCTAAGTTAAAATTAACTTACAGCAATATAAAATTTATATCTAATCCAGATGAATTTGTATTTGAAAATAACAGTACATTGGAATTACACGGAAGCGACACTAAATTAGAAATCACTAATTCAACTTTCAAAGACAGTCATATTTTATTAGGAAACAATACTCAGTTTAAAGGAGATAAATTAAAATTAGAAGATTCCAATATAAATATAAATGACGGAGCTAAGATTTTTTTAGGTGAATTAATAGTCAATGGAACATCGGAGATAGATGGAAGTCATGCTCCAAATACACTTTTGAAGACAAGAGTGTTAACTCTTAATCAATCTTCAGTTTTAAATACCAAGAATATCAAAAAAATAAGTACAGATCTTGTCCATATGACAGGATCAAATAATATTTTGAATATAGACCATGATTATTTATACGTCAACCGAGGTTTTCTTATCGAAGATGGAACAATCAATATAAAAGATGGAAGCTTCCTTATGTACTCCGGTGGCTATCAGAATAGTGATATGAAACTAGAACTAAATATAGAGAGTAACGGTGGATTTTTTATTGAAAAATATGGATCATTTTATCTAAATAATACCAGTGGAACTGACAACAATTACACCACCCTTACAAATAACGGGCTTATATTCATCGAAGATACATTCGGAGGTTCCGGAACTATTTTAGGAATTGGAGATATCTATATGAAAAGCGGCTCTGGATTAGATCCTAAATATACGTCTGGAAGTGAGCTAGGAAACCTAAAAGTGAATAACGGACTTATATTTGAGGGCGGGACATACTATTCCGATATAGATTTAGATAGCAGTAAAAATGAATTATCGGATAAAATATTCTACGTGGATAAAAATGTAGATATCAGCAAAGGTTTAAGTATCAAGACTATATATAAGGGAGCGCCTGGAAGAAGTGCCTTGGATTTCCATGATAAGGAGTTCACCCTAGTTCAGTCGGATACAGCAAGCTCTAGCGGTGATATTATAGGAGATTACAATAATATATCTGTGATAAATTCGCCTTATCTACCAGCACTACTTGATTTTGAAGTATCCGATGAGCAAACAAACGGAAATAAAGATATAACCTTAACCGGAAAGGTGCAGGGAGTACATACTCTTGCCACTCATTCTAATTTAGGAAAAAATCCTAATGCCAAACAAGTGGTAACTATTTTACCGTCAACTACTCCTGGAGTTAATCCGGTATTAAGCCCTGGGGCCCAAAAACTGCAAACTGCATTATTAACTATAACCAATGCACAGGTTTCTCAAAATCTCAATTCTCTCCATGCTGAGCCATATTCATCTCACTTGACTGTAGGTCTTGAACAGAATGACCTCTTCCTAAATATGGCAATGGATCATGCAAGAAGCAGGGGATCGGTTTATTCTATAGATTCAGAAGAGATATCACCAGAGAATAATATATGGATCGATACAGCCTATGTAGAGGGAAAAGTTAATGGAGAAAATAATTTGGGAAATTTCAAATATTCCCTCAGTAACTTTATATTAGGCGGCGATATATACAGGGAAGATCAACTCACTTTAGGGGTATATACTGGTTATGGAAAACACAAGATAAGAGAACATGATATGGTGGATCAAAATTTTGAGACAGATACCTATCATTTTGGTAGTTACGGCAGCTATATCTATAACGATTGGATATTTACAGGTATGTTGGGTTATTCTTATGGTTACAACCAGAGTGAAAGAGATATCACTGTAGGAACTGAAAGCGGAACAAGTAAGGATAAATTTGACAGCCATAGTATCTATACCGGGATCAGGGGAGCTTACCCTATGAAGATAACTAAAAATACAACTTTAACTCCTAATTTAGGATTAAGTTATTCATATCTATACCAGGAAGAGATAGTTGAAAGCGGATTCGATATGGCTGATCTTAGGGTAGAAAGTGCAAGCGCAGATTCATTTATTACTTCAGCAGGATTAAATCTTTCCTACGATGGTTCTGTAAAATCTCTGCTCGTAAGACCAATGGCATTTGTAAAATATGAATATGACTGGTCAGCAGCTAAAGACTCCAGCCATGATATAAGGGCAGGATTTGTACATACACCAGATTCAATGACTACTTTTTCCGGTCAAAACAGAGGAAAAAACCTGATCTTATTTGGGGTAGGAATAGAGGTAGAAATAACCCCTGTTTTCCTTGTAGGAGGAGGAGTAACCTACAGTGATGACAGTAATGGGGAAGAAACTGGTATAGGTTTTAACTTTGAATATCTATGGTAA
- a CDS encoding NAD(P)H-dependent flavin oxidoreductase, with protein sequence MKIGNLEIEVPIIQGGMAIRASMSRLAGAVAREGGIGLVAGSAIGIEELKSEIIKAKEYMGEKAGAIGVNVMVAVSNFEEAVNASIDAGAELIVCGAGFSKGVFKIGKERNIPIFPIVSSVKGAKLSERLGATAIVVEGGNAGGHLGTDLDSWDIVKEIVEAVNIPVFGAGGVIEPEDAKRMLDLGAVGVQMGTRFIATTECEVGDEFKEMYVNTKKGEVVEIASCAGLPANAIVSPFVDRLKAGTQERPEKCVQCLKKCDHTFCVSEKLVEGHEGDLENGVFFAGKDVWKIKDIISVKEVFERFRPVFEGR encoded by the coding sequence ATGAAAATAGGAAATTTAGAAATAGAAGTACCAATTATTCAGGGTGGAATGGCAATTAGAGCATCAATGTCGAGATTAGCAGGAGCTGTGGCAAGAGAAGGCGGAATAGGACTAGTTGCTGGTTCGGCTATTGGAATAGAAGAGTTAAAAAGTGAAATTATAAAAGCAAAAGAATATATGGGTGAGAAAGCAGGAGCCATCGGAGTAAATGTAATGGTTGCTGTAAGTAATTTTGAAGAAGCAGTAAATGCATCTATCGATGCAGGAGCAGAATTAATTGTCTGTGGTGCTGGATTCTCTAAAGGTGTATTTAAAATTGGAAAAGAAAGAAATATACCTATATTTCCAATCGTGTCATCTGTAAAGGGAGCTAAACTATCGGAAAGATTAGGAGCTACTGCCATTGTTGTAGAAGGTGGAAATGCAGGGGGACATCTGGGAACTGATCTTGATTCTTGGGATATTGTAAAGGAAATAGTAGAAGCAGTAAACATACCTGTCTTTGGAGCCGGTGGAGTAATAGAGCCTGAAGATGCTAAAAGAATGTTGGATCTAGGGGCTGTAGGAGTACAGATGGGTACAAGATTTATAGCTACCACAGAGTGTGAAGTTGGGGATGAATTTAAAGAGATGTATGTAAATACAAAAAAAGGTGAAGTAGTTGAGATTGCTTCGTGTGCCGGACTACCTGCCAATGCTATAGTGAGTCCTTTTGTGGACAGATTAAAGGCTGGAACACAGGAAAGACCTGAAAAATGTGTTCAATGTTTAAAAAAATGTGATCATACATTCTGTGTAAGTGAAAAATTAGTTGAAGGTCATGAGGGCGATTTAGAAAACGGAGTTTTCTTTGCCGGTAAAGATGTGTGGAAGATAAAAGATATAATCTCTGTTAAAGAGGTATTTGAGAGATTTAGACCAGTATTTGAAGGTAGATAA
- a CDS encoding prepilin-type N-terminal cleavage/methylation domain-containing protein, producing the protein MKKRGFTIIELLIVIALIGVLVGIGGVSIKRQAESRAMLKVKNEIGDFFRVAAKRSQETGKRYAVDFDLAGKKIEIYREEDENGKWKSGGTRRTVEELELPNVFEYEKISETLREQNFSRNITSTGNLSMGLTLYVFKSNSQSGIQGEEIAKYAITFKTTDKHVKFLHVKELLPKSEIKESEIQPNTSGSKDAGKTTYWEIIKEQ; encoded by the coding sequence ATGAAAAAAAGAGGATTTACGATAATAGAATTACTGATAGTGATTGCTCTTATTGGGGTCTTAGTGGGCATTGGAGGAGTTTCTATAAAAAGACAAGCTGAATCCAGGGCTATGTTAAAAGTAAAGAATGAAATTGGAGATTTTTTCAGGGTAGCGGCTAAGAGGTCTCAGGAAACTGGAAAAAGATATGCTGTTGACTTTGACTTAGCTGGGAAAAAGATAGAAATTTATAGAGAAGAAGATGAAAATGGGAAATGGAAAAGTGGTGGAACAAGACGTACTGTAGAAGAATTAGAATTGCCCAATGTGTTTGAATATGAAAAAATATCTGAAACATTGAGGGAACAAAATTTCAGCAGAAATATAACATCTACCGGAAATTTAAGTATGGGTTTAACACTGTATGTTTTTAAATCCAATTCTCAATCGGGAATTCAAGGAGAGGAAATAGCAAAATATGCAATAACTTTTAAAACGACCGATAAGCATGTAAAGTTTTTACATGTTAAAGAACTATTACCTAAAAGTGAGATAAAAGAAAGCGAAATACAGCCGAATACAAGTGGTTCAAAGGATGCAGGGAAAACTACATATTGGGAAATCATCAAAGAACAGTAA